The following coding sequences lie in one Pirellulales bacterium genomic window:
- a CDS encoding ParB/RepB/Spo0J family partition protein produces the protein MAIQRRLGRGLEALLAHPFGSTGENEGGVAIETHDQPQEVHQQYVVPASGLNQISVYEIDGNPAQPRQDIDESEIDLLAQSLREHGLIQPIVVRRLGDRYQLIAGERRLRAAIKAGWPEVPAQVRDADDRQVAELAIVENLQRKDLNALEKAESFQQYLQHYHCTQEELASRLSIDRSTVANLIRLLELPEEVRQAVRGSAISAGHARALLPLGDESEQIKVCRRVQNEGLSVRVVEELVKETIRESDGELLAVVDENGESHPVARTRSEHLSSMEQELRSALGTKIQISQSAKGRGKITIHFANHAEFDRLRTALTQGNLPKSQAG, from the coding sequence GCATGACCAGCCTCAAGAAGTGCATCAGCAATATGTCGTTCCAGCCAGCGGTTTGAACCAGATAAGTGTATACGAGATTGACGGCAATCCGGCACAACCGCGGCAAGATATCGACGAATCGGAAATTGATTTGCTCGCACAAAGCCTGCGCGAACACGGGCTAATTCAGCCGATCGTCGTCCGTCGGCTCGGCGACCGTTATCAACTCATTGCCGGAGAGCGCCGCCTGCGGGCCGCCATCAAGGCTGGCTGGCCGGAAGTACCTGCTCAAGTTCGAGACGCCGATGACCGACAGGTTGCGGAATTGGCGATCGTCGAAAACTTGCAGCGCAAGGACTTGAACGCGCTGGAAAAGGCAGAGTCTTTTCAACAATATCTGCAACACTACCATTGCACGCAGGAAGAGCTTGCCAGCCGCTTGTCGATTGACCGGTCCACCGTGGCAAACTTGATCCGACTCTTGGAGCTGCCGGAAGAAGTTCGCCAGGCAGTCCGTGGAAGCGCTATTTCCGCCGGCCATGCCCGCGCTCTCTTGCCGCTAGGTGATGAGAGCGAGCAAATCAAGGTCTGTCGCCGCGTCCAAAACGAAGGTTTGAGTGTGCGGGTTGTCGAGGAATTAGTCAAGGAAACGATCCGAGAATCCGACGGCGAGCTACTCGCCGTTGTCGACGAGAACGGCGAATCTCATCCCGTCGCGCGAACCCGCAGCGAGCATCTTTCGTCGATGGAGCAGGAACTTCGCTCGGCGCTGGGTACGAAAATCCAGATCAGCCAATCCGCCAAAGGCCGTGGCAAGATTACCATTCACTTCGCCAACCACGCCGAATTTGATCGACTGCGCACCGCCCTGACCCAGGGAAATTTGCCAAAATCGCAAGCCGGATAG